The genomic region ACGAAGGGGAAGACCGCCTCCTTGACGGCACAGTAGCGCTCCGGCCAGGGCACCGTGGTGACCCCCTGCTCCTCCAGGCTCCGACCGGTCATGACCCGGGCCGCCACCTTGGCCAGCGGCACGCCGGTGGCCTTGGAGACGAAGGGGACGGTGCGCGACGCCCGCGGATTGACCTCCAGTACATAGAGGGTGTCGCCCTGCAGGGCGAACTGGATGTTGAGCAGGCCGCGCACATCGAGCGCCAGCCCCAGCGCCTCGGTCTGGCGGCGCACCTCGTCGATCACCCGCGGCGCGATCGAGTGGGGCGGCAGACAGCAGGCGGAGTCGCCCGAATGGACCCCCGCCTCCTCGATGTGCTCCATGATGCCGCCGATCACCACCCGGTCGCCGTCGGCCAGTGCGTCGACGTCGAGCTCGATGGCGTTGTTGAGGAAGCGATCGAGCAACACCGGATGGTCGGGGGAAACATCGACCGCCTCCTCCATGTAGCGCAACAGCCCCGACCGGTCGTGGACGATGCGCATCGCCCGCCCGCCGAGCACATAGGAGGGACGCACCACCACCGGATAACCGATCCGCTCCGCCACCGCCACCGCCTCATCGACCGAGCGGGCGGTGCCGTTCTCCGGCTGCCGCAGGCCGAGCCGGTGGAGCAGCTGCTGGAAGCGGGCGCGATCCTCGGCCAGATCGATCATCTCCGGGCTGGTGCCGATGATCGGCACCCCGGCATCCTTGAGCGCATCGGCCAGCTTGAGCGGCGTCTGACCGCCGAACTGCACGATCACCCCGTCGGGCCGCTCCACCGCCACGATGGCCATCACATCCTCGAAGGTAAGCGGCTCGAAGTAGAGCCGGTCGGAGGTGTCGTAGTCGGTGGAGACGGTCTCGGGATTGCAGTTGACCATGATGGTCTCGAAGCCGTCCTCCGACAGGGCGAAGGCGGCATGGACGCAGCAGTAGTCGAACTCGATCCCCTGGCCGATGCGGTTGGGGCCGCCGCCGAGGACCATGATCTTCCTGCGGTCGGTCGGCCGCGCCTCGCACTCCTCCTCGTAGGTGGAGTAGAGGTAGGGGGTGACCGCCTCGAACTCGGCCGCACAGGTATCGACCCGCTTGAAGACCGGCCGCACGCCGGCCGCCTCGCGCGCCCGGCGCACCGCATCCTCATCGGTGCGCAACAGCTGCGCCAACCGCCGGTCGGAGAGCCCCTCGCGCTTGGCCCGCCGCCAATCGTCGCGGCTCATGGCGGCAATGTCGCGCCCGGCCAGCTCCTGCTCGATCGCGATGACCGTGGCGATCTCGCGGATGAACCAGGGATCGATGGCGGTCGCCTCATGGACCCGCTCCTCGCTCCAGCCGGCACGCAGCGCCGCACCGATCCACCAGAGGCGGTCGGCGCCGGGGCTGGCGAGCTTCTCCCGCAGGAAGCGGTCGCCGTCGACCCCCTCCGGCAGCGAGCGGTCGAAGCCACAGCTGCCGATCTCCAGACCGCGCATCGCCTTGCCCAGCGATTCGGTGAAGGTACGGCCGATGGCCATCACCTCGCCCACCGCCTTCATCTGGGTGGTGAGCCGACCGTCGGCACCGTCGAACTTCTCGAAGGCGAAGCGCGGCAACTTGGTCACCACATAGTCGATGGTCGGCTCGAACGCCGCCTGGGTCTTGCCGGTGATGTCGTTGCGGATCTCATCGAGCCTGTAGCCCACCGCCAGCTTGGCGGCGATCCTGGCGATGGGGAAGCCGGTCGCCTTGGAGGCGAGCGCGGAGGAGCGCGACACCCGCGGGTTCATCTCGATGACGACCATCCGCCCATCCTTCGGGTTGACCGCGAACTGCACGTTGGAGCCACCGGTCTCCACCCCGATCTCGCGCAGGATGGCGATCGAGGCGTCGCGCATGCGCTGATACTCCTTGTCGGTCAGGGTCAGCGCCGGCGCGACGGTGATCGAGTCGCCGGTGTGGATCCCCATCGGGTCGAGGTTCTCGATCGAGCAGACGATGACGCAGTTGTCGGCGCCATCGCGCATCACCTCCATCTCGAACTCCTTCCACCCGATGATCGACTCCTCGATCAGGATCTCGTCGGTGGGGGAGGCTTCCAGCCCGGAGGCGGCGATCCGCTCGAACTCCTCGGGATTGTAGGCGATGCCGCCGCCGGTGCCGCCGAGGGTGAAGCTCGGGCGGATGATGATCGGATAGTCGATCCCGGCGGCGATGGCGCGGGCCTCCTCCATCGAGTGGGCGAAGCCGCCGCGGACCATCTCCAGCCCGATCCGCTCCATCGCATGGCGGAACTGCTCGCGATCCTCCGCCTTGTCGATCGCCGCCGGCTGCGCGCCGATCATGCGCACCCCGTACCGATCCAGCACACCGTGCTTGTTGAGCGACAACGCGGTGTTGAGTGCGGTCTGCCCCCCCATGGTCGGCAGCAGAGCGTCCGGGCGCTCCCTGGCGATGATCTCCGCCACCGTCTGCCAGGTGACCGGCTCGATGTAGGTGGCGTCGGCGAACTCGGGATCGGTCATGATGGTCGCCGGATTGGAGTTGACCAGGATCACCCGGTACCCCTCCTCCTTGAGCGCCTTGCACGCCTGCACCCCGGAGTAGTCGAACTCGCATGCCTGCCCGATGACGATCGGGCCCGCGCCGATGATCAGGATCGATTCGATATCCGTCCGTTTGGGCATCTTGTTCTCTTGGAATCAGATCACAACACGTCCATCCGTGGACGTCTTGCTCGACGGCAATCGAAGAGCGCATCGGGCGCCCTCGCGCTGCCTCAACTGCGGTACTCCGCATTGATGGTGATGTAGTCGTGGGTCAGATCGCCGGTCCAGACGGTGGCGGATGCCTCCCCCATCCCCAGGTCCACACGGATGGTGAAGGCATCCCTGGCGAAGACGGCCATCCCGGCCGCATCCGTGTAGTCCGGGTGCAACTCGCCGTTGTCGACGATCGCCACCCCGTCGGCGGACAGCGCCAGACGGCCACGGTCGATCTCCACCCCCGCGTTGCCGATGGCGCAGAGGATCCGGCCCCAGTTGGCATCACCGCCGGCGAGGGCGGTCTTGACCAGCGGGGAGACGGCGATACGCCGGCCAACCGTGCGCGCCTCGGCCTCGCTGCGCGCACCCGTCACCTCGATGGTGACGAACCTGGAGACCCCCTCGCCGTCGCGCACGATCAGCTTCGCCAGCTCGATGCAGACCCGGGTGAGCGCCTGCGCGAAGGCCGGATACTCCTCCCGCGGCGCATGGCCCAACCCAAGGCCGGAAGCGAGCAGGTAGACGGTGTCGTTGGTCGAGGTGTCGCCATCCACGGAGATCGCATTGAACGAACGATCCACGGCGTGGACGAGCATCGGTTTCAATTGCGCATGCGACAGCGGCGCATCGGTGGCGATGAAGGCGAGCATCGTGGCCATCTCCGGATGGATCATGCCGCTTCCCTTGGCGATGCCGGTGATGGTGTAGCCATCGACCGTGGCCGAAGCCCACTTGGCGAAGGTGTCGGTGGTGCGGATCGCATCCGCCGCATCCGCCCAACCGTCGGGGCGCAGCGTGGCGGAGGCCTCCCCCATCCCCGCCTCGATCCGTTCGATGGGAAAGGGCTCGCCGATCACACCGGTGGAGGCCGAAAGCGTCTGCTCCGGCGCGCAACCTGCGGCCCTCGCGCCGGCCTCGATCAGCCTCCGCGCCCAGATCCGCCCCCGTTCGCCCAGCCCGGCATTGGCGTTGCCGGCGTTGGCGACGATGCAACGGATCTCCCCGCCGTGGCGGTCGAGGGTCTCCCGGCCGAGATCCACGCAGGGGGCGCGAAACCGGTTCTGCGTGAACACGCCCGCCGCATGGCAGGGGAGGTCGGCCACGATCAGCGTGACATCCTGACGTTTGCCCTTCAGTTCCGGCGCTTGCACGCCGCAGGATGCCGTGCCGACCCGGAAGCCGGGCACGGCAAGCGGGGGGGTTCGCCCGGGCGGGGGAAGCGACAAGGCTCAGCCCCGCCGACCGTGGCAGCGCTTGTACTTCTTGCCCGAACCGCAGGGGCAGGGATCGTTGCGCCCCACCTTGGGATGGGTGCGCCGCACGGTCTGCTGCGCCGGTGGCTCTTTCTCCCCCTCGTCGTCGAACAGATCGTCGTGCTGGTGGACGAAGTGGAGCTCCGACGGCTCCGGTTCCGGATCGGGCTCCGGCTCCATCTGGACCTGCACGCTGTGCAGCAGGGTGACCACCTCCTCCCGCACCCGGTCGATCAGGCCGGAGAAGAGCTCGAACGACTCACGCTTGTATTCCTGCAGCGGCTGCTTCTGGGCATACCCGCGCAGGCCGACGCTCTGGCGCAGGTGATCCATGGCCAGCAGATGCTCCTTCCAGTGGTGGTCGAGCACCTGCAGCAGCAGGTGCTGCTCGAAGGCGCGCATCCGCTCGGCCCCGACCAGCGCCTCCTTGGCGTCGCGGGCGGCGGCCAGCGCGTCGCAGATATGGTCCACCATCTCCTCGGCGTCGTTGACCGACGCATCCTGCTCCACCCAGCGGCGCACCGGAACGTCGAGGGCGAACCGCTGTCTGAGCTCCCCGCCCAACCCATCGAGATCCCACTCCTCGGCGTGGACCGTCGGCGGCATGAAACGCGCCACCAGATGCTCGACCACCCCGCGGGTCATGTCGTCGACCACGTCGCGCACATCCTCCGCCTCCATCAGCTCGCGCCGCTGGCTGTAGATGACGTCGCGCTGCTGGTTCATCACGTCGTCGTACTCCAGCAACTGCTTGCGGATGTCGAAGTTGCGCCCCTCGACCTTCTTCTGGGCGTTCTCCACCGCCCGGGTCACCCACGGGTGTTCGATCACCTCCCCTTTCTTGAAGCCCAGCTTGCCCAGCATCGCCTGCATCTTCTCGCCGCCGAAGATGCGCATCAGATCGTCCTCCATCGAGAGGAAGAAGCGGGTCACCCCCGGGTCGCCCTGACGGCCGGCGCGACCGCGCAACTGGTTGTCGATCCGGCGCGACTCGTGGCGCTCGCTGGCGATGATGTAGAGCCCGCCGAGCGCCTTGACCTCCTCCTGCTCGCGGGCGCAACTCGCACGAATCTCGCGCGCCCGACGCTCCCGCTCCTCCTCGGTGAGCGAGTCGGGCAGTTGGGCGATCAACATCTCCGGGTTGCCGCCAAGGACGATGTCGGTGCCGCGCCCGGCCATGTTGGTGGCGATGGTCACCGCCCCCTTGCGCCCGGCCTGGGCGACGATCTCCGCCTCGCGGGCGTGGTTCTTGGCGTTGAGCACCTCGTGCGGGATGCGACGCTGCTTGAGCATGGCCGAGAGCATCTCCGACTTCTCGATCGAGATGGTGCCGACCAGCACCGGCTGCCCCCGCTTGTGGGCATCCTCGATCTCGCCGACGATGGCGTGGAACTTGTCCTCCTGATCGATGAAGACCAGATCGGGCTCGTCCTTGCGGATCATCGGCTTGTTGGTCGGGACGATCACCACCTCCAGGCCGTAGATCTTCTGGAACTCCTCAGCCTCGGTGTCGGCGGTGCCGGTCATGCCGGCCAGCTTCTCATACATGCGGAAGTAGTTCTGGAAGGTGATGCTGGCCAACGTCTGGTTCTCGGGCTGGACCGGCACCCCCTCCTTGGCCTCGAGCGCCTGATGCTGGCCGTCGGAGTAGCGCCGGCCGGGCATCATGCGGCCGGGGAATTCGTCGATAATCACCACCTCGTTGCCGCGCACGATGTAGTCGACCTCACGCGTGAAGAGGGTGTTGGCGCGCAACGCCTGGGTGACGGCGTGCATCACGTTGACGTTCTCCGGATCGTATAGGGAAGCCCCCTCCTTGAGCAGCCCGGCTTCCACGCACAACCGCTCGATACGCTCCATCCCCTCCTCGGTGAAGGAGACGGCGCGATCCTTCTCGTCCTTCTCGTAATGCGCCGGCTCAAGCTGTTTGATCAGGGCGTCGGCCTGCTGGTAGAGGGTGCCGGCGTCGTCCGACGGCCCGGAGATGATCAGCGGCGTGCGTGCCTCATCGATCAGGATCGAGTCGACCTCGTCCACGATGGCGTAGTGGTGGCCGCGCTGCACCCGATCCTCCTTGCGGAAGACCATGTTGTCGCGCAGGTAGTCGAAGCCGAACTCGTTGTTGGTGCCGTAGGTGATGTCGGCGGCGTAGGCCGCCTGCCGCTGCTGCGGATCGAGATCGTGGACGATCACCCCGACCGACAACCCGAGGAAGCGGTAGATCCGCCCCATCCACTCGGCGTCGCGTCGGGCGAGGTAGTCGTTGACGGTGACCACGTGCACCCCTTTGCCGGTCAGGGCGTTGAGGTAGGAGGGAAGGGTGGCGACCAGGGTCTTCCCCTCGCCGGTCTTCATCTCGGCGATCTTGCCTTGGTGGAGGATGATGCCACCGATCAGCTGCACGTCGAAATGGCGCATGCCGAGCACCCGTCGGGAGGCCTCGCGGACCACGGCGAAGGCCTCCGGCAGCAGCGCATCGAGCGCCTCCCCCCGCTCCAGCCGCGCACGGAACTCCGCCGTCTTGCCGGCCAGGGCCGCATCGTCGAGCCCCCCGACCTTCTCCTCCAGCGCGTTGATACGCGCCACCATCGGCTGCATCTTCTTGAGCAGTCGGTCGTTTCGGCTGCCGAACAGCCGGGTCAACATGTGCAACATCGGGGGTGCAGACCTCGCAGAAGACGCCGTCGGCGCCGGATTGCCCAAGGGCCCTTCCACCTCCGGGCGACGCGGAGGCATGGATCGAAGGGCGCGGCACGATAGCACGAGGGCCCATGCGGCGAAAGATCGTCTGGGGACGGGAGGGCGGAACGTGACACCGCATCCGGGGAGGAGCGCCCCTCCCCGGATGCGGATCGAATGCCCCGGACGCAGCACGGATCCACTTCGACTCCCACCGGCGGGCGACCCGCCCGGAGGGGGCGGGATGGGTTGCGGCCGGTCAGGAAAGGCGGCTAGTAGTTCTCCTCATCCTTCCACATCTCGGGGGTGAAGCGCACCACCCGGTTGCGGCCCTGCTCCTTGGCGGTGTAGAGGGCGATGTCGGCGAACTTGACACATTGCCAAAAGCCGTCGGCATCGTCGCGGAAGAGCGACGCACCGATGGAGATGGTCTTCTTGATCGGACCGCTGGAGGTCTGCACCGTGGTCCCCTCCATCCGGGCACGGATCCGCTCGGCGGTCTGCATCATCGCCGACTCGTGGGTGTCCGGCAGCAGGGCGAGAAACTCCTCGCCGCCGTAGCGCACCACCACATCGGACTCGCGCACCTCGCGGGTGATCACGTCGGAGAGCGACTTGAGCACCTGATCGCCGACGTCGTGGCCCAGCTCGTCGTTGACCTTCTTGAAAAAGTCGACATCGAGCATGAGAATCCCCAGGCTGCTGCCGCGACGGATGACGCCGGCGGTGATGTTGCCGGAGAACTCCTCGAGGAATCGACGATTGTATAGGCCGGTCATCGGGTCGC from Zetaproteobacteria bacterium harbors:
- a CDS encoding carbamoyl-phosphate synthase large subunit, producing MPKRTDIESILIIGAGPIVIGQACEFDYSGVQACKALKEEGYRVILVNSNPATIMTDPEFADATYIEPVTWQTVAEIIARERPDALLPTMGGQTALNTALSLNKHGVLDRYGVRMIGAQPAAIDKAEDREQFRHAMERIGLEMVRGGFAHSMEEARAIAAGIDYPIIIRPSFTLGGTGGGIAYNPEEFERIAASGLEASPTDEILIEESIIGWKEFEMEVMRDGADNCVIVCSIENLDPMGIHTGDSITVAPALTLTDKEYQRMRDASIAILREIGVETGGSNVQFAVNPKDGRMVVIEMNPRVSRSSALASKATGFPIARIAAKLAVGYRLDEIRNDITGKTQAAFEPTIDYVVTKLPRFAFEKFDGADGRLTTQMKAVGEVMAIGRTFTESLGKAMRGLEIGSCGFDRSLPEGVDGDRFLREKLASPGADRLWWIGAALRAGWSEERVHEATAIDPWFIREIATVIAIEQELAGRDIAAMSRDDWRRAKREGLSDRRLAQLLRTDEDAVRRAREAAGVRPVFKRVDTCAAEFEAVTPYLYSTYEEECEARPTDRRKIMVLGGGPNRIGQGIEFDYCCVHAAFALSEDGFETIMVNCNPETVSTDYDTSDRLYFEPLTFEDVMAIVAVERPDGVIVQFGGQTPLKLADALKDAGVPIIGTSPEMIDLAEDRARFQQLLHRLGLRQPENGTARSVDEAVAVAERIGYPVVVRPSYVLGGRAMRIVHDRSGLLRYMEEAVDVSPDHPVLLDRFLNNAIELDVDALADGDRVVIGGIMEHIEEAGVHSGDSACCLPPHSIAPRVIDEVRRQTEALGLALDVRGLLNIQFALQGDTLYVLEVNPRASRTVPFVSKATGVPLAKVAARVMTGRSLEEQGVTTVPWPERYCAVKEAVFPFVRFRGVDPLLSPEMKSTGEVMALADDFATAFGKAQWAAGSRLPRSGCAFVSVRDADKSGVAPAARMLVDSGFRLLTTRGTHDALARAGIASEVVPKVTDGARPHIVDRLLAGEVDLIINTTEGEAAIRDSKSIRRAAIDHGIAYFTTLAGGLAAAGAIARGGGGGTILSLQEYHAMATETRGAA
- the argJ gene encoding bifunctional glutamate N-acetyltransferase/amino-acid acetyltransferase ArgJ translates to MSLPPPGRTPPLAVPGFRVGTASCGVQAPELKGKRQDVTLIVADLPCHAAGVFTQNRFRAPCVDLGRETLDRHGGEIRCIVANAGNANAGLGERGRIWARRLIEAGARAAGCAPEQTLSASTGVIGEPFPIERIEAGMGEASATLRPDGWADAADAIRTTDTFAKWASATVDGYTITGIAKGSGMIHPEMATMLAFIATDAPLSHAQLKPMLVHAVDRSFNAISVDGDTSTNDTVYLLASGLGLGHAPREEYPAFAQALTRVCIELAKLIVRDGEGVSRFVTIEVTGARSEAEARTVGRRIAVSPLVKTALAGGDANWGRILCAIGNAGVEIDRGRLALSADGVAIVDNGELHPDYTDAAGMAVFARDAFTIRVDLGMGEASATVWTGDLTHDYITINAEYRS
- the secA gene encoding preprotein translocase subunit SecA; this encodes MLHMLTRLFGSRNDRLLKKMQPMVARINALEEKVGGLDDAALAGKTAEFRARLERGEALDALLPEAFAVVREASRRVLGMRHFDVQLIGGIILHQGKIAEMKTGEGKTLVATLPSYLNALTGKGVHVVTVNDYLARRDAEWMGRIYRFLGLSVGVIVHDLDPQQRQAAYAADITYGTNNEFGFDYLRDNMVFRKEDRVQRGHHYAIVDEVDSILIDEARTPLIISGPSDDAGTLYQQADALIKQLEPAHYEKDEKDRAVSFTEEGMERIERLCVEAGLLKEGASLYDPENVNVMHAVTQALRANTLFTREVDYIVRGNEVVIIDEFPGRMMPGRRYSDGQHQALEAKEGVPVQPENQTLASITFQNYFRMYEKLAGMTGTADTEAEEFQKIYGLEVVIVPTNKPMIRKDEPDLVFIDQEDKFHAIVGEIEDAHKRGQPVLVGTISIEKSEMLSAMLKQRRIPHEVLNAKNHAREAEIVAQAGRKGAVTIATNMAGRGTDIVLGGNPEMLIAQLPDSLTEEERERRAREIRASCAREQEEVKALGGLYIIASERHESRRIDNQLRGRAGRQGDPGVTRFFLSMEDDLMRIFGGEKMQAMLGKLGFKKGEVIEHPWVTRAVENAQKKVEGRNFDIRKQLLEYDDVMNQQRDVIYSQRRELMEAEDVRDVVDDMTRGVVEHLVARFMPPTVHAEEWDLDGLGGELRQRFALDVPVRRWVEQDASVNDAEEMVDHICDALAAARDAKEALVGAERMRAFEQHLLLQVLDHHWKEHLLAMDHLRQSVGLRGYAQKQPLQEYKRESFELFSGLIDRVREEVVTLLHSVQVQMEPEPDPEPEPSELHFVHQHDDLFDDEGEKEPPAQQTVRRTHPKVGRNDPCPCGSGKKYKRCHGRRG